The proteins below come from a single Eucalyptus grandis isolate ANBG69807.140 chromosome 3, ASM1654582v1, whole genome shotgun sequence genomic window:
- the LOC104439963 gene encoding uncharacterized protein LOC104439963, with amino-acid sequence MANSVSRKSMNREASENEDDIDRRLRLLNKPAVKSIQMKPSIELPLENKATKSEPSKPVISQTWQKSGSCPKGTIPIRRIRRQDLLRASSLEQFGKMYQPQDHVANSTLNENVRNLVINGTKVSLPYTQDRSQAVLLTAGFSYIGASGDINLWNPNLDLPDDFTTAQIWLLGGPGDKYESVEAGWMVNPKLYGDKQTRLFTHWTVDGSKATGCFDLTCSGFVQTSTDVALGSALGPISSEGAQYQISVGLFLDPHSTNWWLRLTNNLVLGYFPGSLFFYLKQKAIMVNWGGQVYSTMVKKSPHTRTAMGSGEYSEAFHGRACYIKNVRIVDYSLSLKYPEMVQVYNDEVYCYNGNNHRDTPVDEPVFYFGGPGQNNFCK; translated from the exons ATGGCTAATAGTGTATCGAGAAAATCGATGAACAGAGAGGCTTCAGAGAACGAGGATGACATTGATAGGAGACTCAGGCTTCTTAATAAGCCTGCAGTGAAGAGCATTCAG ATGAAACCCAGCATTGAATTGCCTTTAGAAAACAAAGCAACAAAAAGTGAGCCCTCAAAACCAGTAATATCTCAGACTTGGCAAAAGAGTGGAAGCTGTCCTAAGGGAACTATTCCCATCCGGCGAATCCGGCGGCAAGACTTGTTGAGAGCTTCTAGTCTCGAGCAATTTGGGAAAATGTATCAGCCTCAGGACCACGTGGCAAATTCAACCCTCAATGAAAATGTTCGAAACTTGGTCATAAATGGAACCAAAGTCTCTCTTCCTTATACACAAGATCGTTCT CAAGCAGTCCTTTTAACAGCAGGGTTCAGCTACATAGGAGCTTCGGGCGACATAAACTTATGGAATCCGAACCTTGATTTGCCAGATGACTTCACTACAGCCCAGATATGGCTTCTAGGCGGCCCCGGCGATAAGTATGAAAGTGTTGAAGCAGGATGGATG GTGAACCCGAAGTTATATGGAGATAAGCAGACTCGACTTTTCACGCATTGGACA GTCGATGGAAGCAAAGCCACAGGCTGCTTCGATTTGACCTGTTCTGGGTTCGTTCAAACTAGTACCGACGTGGCCCTCGGCTCTGCCCTGGGCCCGATATCTTCTGAAGGGGCACAATATCAGATATCAGTCGGTTTGTTCTTG GATCCTCATTCTACCAACTGGTGGCTACGCCTCACGAACAACCTGGTCCTCGGGTATTTTCCGGGATCCCTTTTCTTCTACTTGAAGCAAAAAGCCATAATGGTCAACTGGGGAGGTCAAGTGTACAGTACGATGGTGAAGAAGTCTCCTCACACCAGAACTGCCATGGGAAGCGGGGAGTACTCGGAGGCATTCCACGGCCGCGCCTGCTACATCAAAAACGTTAGGATTGTGGACTACTCACTTTCACTCAAGTACCCTGAAATGGTTCAGGTTTACAATGATGAAGTGTATTGCTACAATGGAAACAACCATAGAGATACGCCGGTCGATGAGCCTGTTTTCTACTTCGGTGGGCCAGGACAAAATAATTTCTGTAAGTGA
- the LOC104439964 gene encoding uncharacterized protein LOC104439964, with the protein MEKVGFMLFLAMILCWATLANSVSRKSIDREASEEEDDIDRRLRLLNKPAVKSIQSVDGDVIDCVDMHKQPAFDHPALKNHVIQMKPSITLPSETKATKIKYTKPAISQTWQKSGSCPEGTIPIRRIRRQDLLRASSLEKFGKMYHPHSQDQVANSTLDENGRNVVINGTQVSLPYQKDRSQAILLTAGYHYIGASGDINVWNPNVDLPDDFTTAQIWLLAGPGNKFESVESGWMVNPKLYGDKQTRLFTHWTVDGSVATGCFDLTCSGFVQTSTEVALGSALSPISSERAQYQISVGMFMDPHTSNWWLRLTNNLVVGYFPASLFSTLKTSAVMVNWGGQVYSTMVKKSPHTRTAMGSGKYSEALHGHACYINHVRIMDYSLSLKYPGMVQVYNDEVYCYNGNNHRDTPVDEPVFYFGGPGQNNFCP; encoded by the exons ATGGAGAAAGTGGGCTTTATGCTTTTTTTGGCTATGATATTGTGTTGGGCCACATTGGCTAATAGTGTGTCAAGAAAATCAATAGATAGAGAGGCttcggaggaggaggatgacATTGATAGGAGACTCAGGCTTCTTAATAAGCCTGCAGTGAAGAGCATTCAG AGCGTGGACGGAGATGTCATCGACTGTGTTGACATGCATAAACAACCAGCCTTCGACCATCCCGCGCTGAAAAACCATGTGATTCAG ATGAAACCCAGCATTACACTGCCTTCGGAAACCAAAGCAACAAAAATTAAGTACACAAAACCAGCAATATCTCAGACCTGGCAAAAGAGTGGAAGTTGTCCTGAGGGAACTATTCCCATCCGACGTATCCGGCGGCAAGACTTGTTGAGAGCTTCTAGTCTCgagaaatttgggaaaatgtaTCATCCTCATTCTCAGGACCAAGTGGCAAATTCAACCCTCGATGAAAATGGTCGGAACGTGGTCATAAATGGAACCCAAGTCTCTCTTCCTTATCAAAAAGATCGTTCT CAAGCAATCCTTTTGACAGCAGGGTACCACTACATTGGAGCTTCCGGCGATATAAATGTCTGGAATCCAAACGTTGATTTGCCAGATGACTTCACTACAGCCCAGATATGGCTTCTGGCTGGCCCCGGCAATAAGTTCGAAAGTGTTGAATCAGGATGGATG GTGAACCCAAAGTTATATGGAGATAAGCAAACTCGACTTTTCACGCATTGGACA GTTGATGGAAGTGTCGCCACAGGCTGCTTCGATTTGACTTGTTCTGGGTTCGTTCAAACTAGTACCGAGGTGGCCCTTGGCTCTGCTCTGAGCCCGATTTCTTCTGAACGGGCACAATATCAGATATCAGTCGGCATGTTCATG GATCCACACACTTCCAACTGGTGGCTACGCCTCACGAACAACCTGGTCGTCGGGTATTTTCCAGCATCTCTTTTCTCTACCTTGAAGACCAGCGCCGTAATGGTCAATTGGGGAGGTCAAGTGTACAGTACGATGGTGAAGAAGTCTCCTCACACCAGAACTGCCATGGGAAGTGGGAAGTACTCAGAGGCACTCCACGGCCATGCCTGCTACATCAACCATGTTAGGATTATGGACTACTCACTTTCACTCAAGTACCCTGGAATGGTTCAGGTTTACAATGATGAAGTGTATTGCTACAATGGAAACAACCATAGAGATACGCCCGTCGATGAGCCTGTTTTCTACTTTGGCGGGCCGGGACAAAATAATTTCTGTCCATGA